In Flavobacterium sp. N1736, the following are encoded in one genomic region:
- a CDS encoding alpha-ketoglutarate-dependent dioxygenase AlkB family protein codes for MTLFNDTELFTTGNRGKIIYDLPDTELILIDNFFTKEESDRFYEKLLHQTKWREYEMEIFDKTVTAPRMIAWYEDKDNVGADQNGPDWTYELLTIRSRVEKETQLDFNALLLNLYRNGKDGVAWHSDKEHNTGQNPIIASVTFGETRMFRLRHKFRKDIPQIEIPLHHGSFLLMAGTTNSYWQHQVPKTARNVLPRINLTFRRIYRKEDNVKHFHTRSSVQKFSSKS; via the coding sequence ATGACACTATTTAATGATACTGAATTATTTACTACGGGAAACCGCGGTAAAATTATATATGACCTGCCTGATACTGAACTGATTTTGATTGATAATTTCTTCACTAAAGAAGAATCTGATCGTTTTTATGAAAAATTACTTCATCAAACGAAATGGAGGGAATATGAAATGGAAATTTTTGATAAAACGGTTACTGCTCCCAGAATGATTGCCTGGTATGAAGACAAAGATAATGTTGGAGCAGATCAAAATGGTCCAGACTGGACTTATGAATTACTGACTATTAGAAGTCGCGTAGAGAAAGAAACGCAGCTTGATTTTAATGCTTTATTGCTTAATTTATATCGTAATGGCAAAGATGGCGTGGCGTGGCATAGTGATAAAGAACACAATACGGGACAGAATCCGATTATTGCTTCGGTGACTTTTGGAGAAACGAGAATGTTTAGACTGCGTCATAAATTTAGAAAAGATATACCGCAGATTGAGATTCCTTTACATCATGGATCTTTTCTTTTGATGGCAGGAACAACCAATAGTTACTGGCAGCATCAGGTTCCTAAAACAGCCCGAAATGTATTGCCGAGAATCAATTTAACTTTTAGGAGAATTTATAGAAAGGAAGATAATGTAAAACATTTTCACACTAGAAGTAGTGTACAAAAATTTTCCTCTAAAAGTTAA
- a CDS encoding carboxypeptidase-like regulatory domain-containing protein, giving the protein MKKIFLFLVLFPLFLTAQNIKGVVISQKTNLPVEDVNVRSLNTNTIGLTNEKGQFSLKYVSNFRENDTLEFSHIGYISRKISLSDIREKPTVFLYEEIENLSGLTISANHKLKLKSKLSFNKAASLPYGIFAFGSVLKDDKIYVIGGDASFKMDAFNKIKREKPDFTMADYLKELQFQFNGQVYKDKMLIYDIKTDSWQASEVKFKKRAYHNLNYYNNSIYILGGKRVSANGKFEYLQDQIEVFDTNRQTITIDKTYPHQASNAASFTYKDNIVVMGGSIKANEKGPTAFTNKVHLYDITSGYWYQLADMPTAKQASGILIDNKVYLIGGFNGKTLTQVETFDLTTEKYETQGELFSGLEKPAVTYCNNIIYCFEDKKMLTYNITSKELKEYAIELGLKSSAMYYSNGKLYIIGGYTYNDYSETPSTSVYNISIDEFEATKPDRIKVFSAINNDSKVNP; this is encoded by the coding sequence TTGAAAAAAATCTTCTTATTTCTGGTCTTATTTCCATTATTTCTGACTGCTCAAAACATAAAAGGTGTTGTTATTTCTCAAAAAACAAATTTACCTGTTGAAGATGTTAATGTACGTTCTTTGAACACAAATACTATTGGTTTAACTAATGAAAAAGGGCAGTTTTCATTAAAATATGTATCAAATTTTAGAGAAAATGATACATTAGAATTTTCTCATATTGGATATATTTCCAGAAAAATAAGTTTGAGTGACATCCGAGAAAAGCCAACGGTTTTTCTTTATGAAGAAATAGAAAATTTATCCGGACTAACAATTTCTGCAAATCATAAATTAAAACTGAAATCAAAACTAAGCTTTAATAAAGCAGCATCTTTACCTTATGGCATTTTCGCATTTGGTTCTGTTTTAAAGGATGATAAGATTTATGTTATTGGCGGAGATGCGAGTTTTAAAATGGATGCTTTTAACAAAATTAAAAGAGAAAAGCCCGATTTTACCATGGCAGATTATTTAAAAGAACTTCAGTTTCAATTTAATGGTCAGGTCTACAAAGACAAAATGTTGATTTACGATATTAAGACGGATTCCTGGCAAGCCTCTGAAGTAAAATTCAAAAAAAGGGCTTATCATAATCTTAATTATTACAACAATTCAATTTATATTTTAGGCGGAAAAAGAGTTTCAGCTAATGGAAAATTTGAATATTTACAAGATCAGATTGAAGTTTTCGACACGAATAGACAAACGATAACTATTGATAAAACATATCCTCACCAAGCTTCAAATGCTGCTTCTTTTACTTATAAAGATAATATTGTTGTAATGGGCGGCTCTATAAAAGCAAATGAAAAAGGCCCAACGGCATTTACAAACAAGGTACATCTTTATGATATAACTTCGGGATATTGGTATCAACTTGCAGATATGCCAACTGCAAAACAAGCATCTGGGATTTTAATTGACAATAAAGTTTATCTGATTGGTGGTTTTAACGGAAAAACTTTGACTCAAGTAGAGACTTTTGATTTGACTACAGAAAAATACGAAACTCAAGGCGAGTTGTTTTCTGGGTTGGAAAAGCCTGCTGTGACATATTGCAATAATATTATTTATTGTTTTGAAGACAAAAAAATGCTTACTTATAATATAACATCTAAGGAATTAAAAGAATACGCAATTGAGTTGGGCTTAAAATCTTCTGCAATGTATTATTCTAATGGTAAGTTATATATTATTGGTGGATATACGTATAATGATTATTCTGAAACACCATCGACTAGTGTGTATAACATTTCTATTGACGAATTTGAAGCTACTAAACCAGATCGAATCAAAGTTTTTTCAGCTATCAACAATGACTCTAAAGTGAATCCATAA
- a CDS encoding peptidoglycan endopeptidase, whose protein sequence is MNFKLVVILLFLSLNVFSQEKYIKHTISKGENITVIAKKYGVKPKAILDANPNAPKILKLNSVLLIPNSNQTIVANEAIVNNNTPGTHEVLAKETLWGISKKYNVSVEDLKKSNPLLETEGLKIGQQIIIPSNTVAVSEKPFDDLKIVTDVEVVVEVQPKETKYAIAKRYGITVADLEKQNPFIKGNLPVGYVLKIRTTKEKADAAAALSTPNQEVKETLPSSQGQIAETPTIKTDSTNTVIKVANHSELVDQLVVNATENIGTRYRSGGTTKAGFDCSGLMISTFSAFDIKLPRSSIEQSRIGMKITGDEAQKGDLIFFKTNGRHQINHVGMVVEVADGEIKFVHSSIHGGVMISSTKEPYYQRAFSQVNRVLQ, encoded by the coding sequence ATGAATTTTAAGTTAGTCGTCATATTGTTGTTTTTAAGTTTAAATGTTTTTTCGCAGGAAAAATATATAAAGCATACTATATCTAAAGGTGAAAATATCACTGTAATTGCAAAAAAATACGGAGTAAAACCCAAAGCTATTTTAGATGCAAATCCTAATGCACCTAAAATTTTAAAACTAAACTCAGTTTTACTAATTCCAAATTCAAATCAAACTATTGTTGCAAATGAAGCTATTGTAAATAATAATACTCCAGGAACTCACGAAGTTTTAGCAAAAGAAACGCTGTGGGGAATCTCAAAAAAATACAATGTTTCAGTCGAAGATTTAAAAAAGTCAAATCCGCTTTTAGAGACAGAAGGTTTAAAAATCGGACAACAAATTATCATTCCATCTAATACAGTTGCGGTTTCAGAAAAACCATTCGACGATCTAAAAATTGTCACAGATGTTGAAGTAGTTGTAGAAGTTCAGCCAAAAGAAACGAAATACGCAATTGCAAAAAGATACGGAATAACCGTTGCAGATTTAGAAAAACAAAATCCGTTTATTAAAGGAAATTTACCGGTTGGTTACGTCCTGAAAATCCGAACGACAAAAGAAAAGGCTGACGCAGCGGCGGCACTTTCAACACCAAATCAGGAAGTAAAAGAAACATTACCATCCTCTCAAGGACAAATTGCAGAAACGCCAACAATTAAAACAGACTCAACCAATACCGTTATAAAAGTGGCTAATCATTCAGAATTAGTCGATCAGTTAGTTGTAAACGCAACAGAAAATATCGGAACAAGATATCGATCGGGCGGAACCACAAAAGCGGGTTTTGATTGTTCAGGTTTAATGATTTCAACCTTTAGCGCTTTTGATATTAAATTACCAAGAAGCTCAATCGAACAATCACGAATAGGAATGAAAATTACCGGTGATGAGGCTCAAAAAGGCGATTTGATTTTCTTTAAAACAAATGGCAGACATCAAATTAATCACGTTGGAATGGTTGTAGAAGTTGCTGATGGAGAAATTAAATTTGTACACTCCTCAATTCATGGCGGTGTAATGATTTCATCAACAAAAGAACCATATTACCAAAGAGCATTTTCGCAGGTAAACAGAGTTTTACAATAG
- a CDS encoding APC family permease: MQENDQENFKRELGLLDGTMLVVGSMIGSGIFIVSADIARQVGSAGWLTLIWLISGLITIIAAVSYGELSAMFPKAGGQYVYLKEAYNKLIAFLYGWSFFAVIQTGTIAAVGVAFSKFAAYLYEPLSDENILFELGFFKLNAAQIVSIFTIVLLTYINSRGVKNGKILQTVLTIIKILSLVGLIVFGLTLAAKASIWDANWADAWTTRSYNAESGSWLPISGTALITGISAAMVGSLFSSDAWNGVTFIAGEIKNPKRNVGFSLFLGTFIVTIIYVLTNLMYLAVIPLDEIATAKSDRVAVVASQYIFGNIGTLIIAIMIMISTFACNNGLIMAGARVYYTMANDGLFFKKAAVLNKASVPAWALWAQCVWASALCLTGKYGDLLDFVIIIVLIFYILTIYGIFILRKKMPDVERPYKAFGYPFLPMLYIVIATAICISLLITKFSTCGWGILIMLIGIPVYYLTKPKES; encoded by the coding sequence ATGCAAGAAAACGATCAGGAAAATTTTAAAAGAGAACTCGGATTACTAGACGGAACCATGCTTGTTGTAGGTTCTATGATTGGCTCCGGGATATTTATTGTAAGTGCCGATATCGCCAGACAAGTAGGATCTGCGGGATGGTTGACTTTAATTTGGCTTATTTCAGGATTAATTACCATTATTGCGGCAGTGAGTTACGGCGAACTAAGTGCCATGTTTCCAAAAGCGGGTGGACAATATGTATACCTGAAAGAAGCATACAATAAACTAATTGCCTTTTTGTATGGCTGGAGTTTTTTCGCAGTAATTCAAACCGGAACAATTGCTGCTGTTGGTGTGGCTTTTTCAAAATTTGCGGCTTATCTGTATGAGCCTTTAAGTGACGAAAATATATTGTTTGAGTTAGGTTTTTTTAAACTCAATGCAGCACAAATTGTTTCCATTTTTACGATTGTTTTATTGACCTATATTAATAGTCGCGGTGTTAAAAATGGAAAAATTTTACAAACCGTTCTTACTATTATTAAAATTTTATCATTAGTAGGTTTAATCGTTTTTGGATTAACGCTTGCAGCAAAAGCTTCAATTTGGGATGCCAATTGGGCAGATGCATGGACTACACGTTCTTATAATGCTGAAAGCGGTTCATGGTTACCAATTAGCGGAACAGCCTTGATTACTGGAATTTCTGCCGCAATGGTAGGATCTTTATTTTCAAGCGACGCCTGGAACGGGGTAACATTTATTGCCGGAGAAATTAAAAACCCAAAACGTAATGTTGGTTTCAGTTTGTTTCTTGGAACATTTATCGTAACCATTATCTATGTTCTAACCAATTTGATGTATTTGGCAGTAATTCCTTTAGACGAAATCGCAACTGCAAAATCAGATAGAGTAGCGGTAGTAGCTTCGCAATATATTTTTGGAAATATCGGAACACTAATCATTGCAATTATGATTATGATTTCGACTTTTGCCTGCAACAACGGTTTAATTATGGCGGGTGCGAGAGTATATTATACAATGGCAAACGACGGTTTATTCTTTAAAAAAGCGGCAGTTCTTAACAAAGCAAGCGTTCCTGCATGGGCTTTATGGGCACAATGTGTTTGGGCTTCGGCATTATGCTTAACCGGAAAATATGGAGATTTATTAGACTTTGTAATCATCATCGTTTTGATTTTTTATATACTGACAATCTACGGAATATTCATTTTGCGTAAAAAAATGCCAGATGTAGAAAGACCATATAAAGCGTTCGGATACCCGTTTTTACCAATGTTGTATATTGTAATTGCAACGGCAATTTGTATTTCACTGTTAATTACAAAATTTTCCACTTGTGGATGGGGAATTCTAATTATGTTAATCGGAATTCCGGTATATTATTTAACAAAACCGAAAGAGAGTTAG
- a CDS encoding LexA family protein, which yields MKLSNINTTKSIELYIPDVSSEIKLPFFDVGISAGFPSPADDFIELSIDLNKEFIKHKYTTYFARVKGHSMKNVGINDGDLLIIDKSLEPQNNKIAVCQIDGEFTVKRIRIEKDIIWLIAENEDYQPIKVTPENNFVIWGIVIHSIKSF from the coding sequence ATGAAATTGAGCAATATAAATACCACAAAATCAATAGAATTGTATATTCCGGATGTAAGTTCGGAAATAAAACTGCCTTTTTTTGATGTTGGTATCAGCGCAGGTTTTCCTTCGCCTGCTGATGATTTTATTGAATTATCGATTGATCTTAACAAAGAATTTATCAAACATAAATACACTACTTATTTTGCCCGGGTAAAAGGACATTCTATGAAAAATGTTGGTATTAATGATGGTGATTTATTGATTATTGATAAAAGCCTGGAACCGCAAAACAATAAAATTGCTGTCTGCCAAATTGATGGTGAATTTACTGTAAAGCGTATCAGAATAGAAAAAGATATCATCTGGCTTATTGCCGAAAATGAAGATTATCAACCAATAAAAGTAACTCCGGAAAATAATTTTGTGATTTGGGGAATTGTGATTCACAGTATTAAATCCTTTTAA
- a CDS encoding exonuclease domain-containing protein yields MKKLEYAIVDIETTGGNAGGSRITEIAIIIHDGTNVIDRYETLVNPEKEIPLSIFGLTGINNEMVANAPIFDDIAEKVLEMLADRVFVAHNVNFDYSFVRHQLEQAGFKWTARKLCTVRAARKIRPGFGSYSLGNLCNSLDISLENRHRAGGDADATAILFSRLLEWDYEGHIAKMIKNTSQDQRLPPNLPPDDFNNLPEKPGVYYFYNEVKKVIYVGKAINIKKRVASHFSGHNVNSQRQNFLRDIYSISFEICATELMALLLECTEIKQLWPTYNRALKRFESKYGLYQYEARSGYKYLAVGKLSKFQSSIEHFNSIHEGINLLQSLAKQFELDYRFCKYCISIEENMPNNDTTDLPEVLDHNEKVENAIDFFLNNRPSFAIIDKGRSADERSCVWVENGHFYGMGYIPSDVVITEPSEIKDYVTPYKSNQYITHLIYSYAEKYPRKVFFSKHFLK; encoded by the coding sequence ATGAAAAAGCTGGAATATGCCATAGTAGATATTGAAACCACCGGTGGTAACGCGGGTGGCAGCCGCATTACAGAAATTGCCATTATTATTCATGACGGCACAAATGTGATTGATCGCTATGAGACGCTGGTAAATCCTGAAAAGGAAATACCGCTGTCAATTTTTGGCTTAACGGGCATTAATAACGAAATGGTAGCTAACGCTCCTATATTTGATGATATTGCAGAGAAAGTACTGGAAATGCTTGCTGATCGTGTTTTCGTTGCGCACAATGTCAATTTTGATTATTCATTCGTACGCCATCAACTTGAACAAGCGGGGTTTAAGTGGACGGCGAGAAAATTGTGCACCGTTCGGGCAGCAAGAAAGATAAGACCCGGATTTGGATCTTACAGTTTAGGAAATCTTTGCAATTCATTAGATATATCTTTAGAAAACAGACATCGTGCCGGCGGCGATGCTGATGCTACAGCCATATTATTTTCCCGATTATTAGAGTGGGATTATGAAGGACATATCGCAAAAATGATCAAAAATACGTCGCAAGATCAGCGTTTGCCTCCTAATCTGCCGCCTGACGATTTTAATAATTTACCTGAAAAACCTGGTGTTTATTATTTTTATAATGAGGTTAAAAAAGTGATTTATGTTGGAAAAGCAATCAATATAAAAAAACGTGTAGCTTCTCATTTTAGCGGTCATAATGTGAATTCGCAAAGACAAAATTTTTTACGGGATATCTATAGTATTTCCTTTGAAATTTGTGCTACCGAATTAATGGCTCTGCTTTTAGAATGTACTGAAATCAAACAACTTTGGCCTACATACAACAGAGCTTTAAAACGTTTTGAATCAAAATACGGGCTCTATCAATATGAAGCGCGCAGTGGTTATAAATATCTGGCCGTTGGAAAACTCAGTAAATTTCAATCCTCCATTGAGCATTTCAATAGTATACATGAAGGCATAAATTTATTGCAAAGTCTGGCGAAACAATTTGAACTTGATTACAGGTTTTGTAAATACTGTATTTCGATAGAAGAAAATATGCCAAATAATGATACAACAGATTTACCCGAAGTTCTGGATCATAATGAGAAAGTCGAAAATGCAATTGATTTTTTTTTAAACAACAGACCAAGTTTTGCGATTATTGACAAAGGCAGATCGGCAGATGAGCGGAGTTGTGTCTGGGTCGAAAATGGGCACTTTTACGGTATGGGCTATATTCCGTCAGATGTTGTAATTACTGAGCCGTCAGAGATAAAAGATTATGTTACGCCTTATAAAAGCAATCAATATATAACGCATTTAATCTATAGTTATGCTGAGAAATATCCGAGGAAAGTTTTTTTTAGTAAGCATTTCTTAAAATAA
- a CDS encoding sensor histidine kinase, with product MFKFEIFKKLRFANVFVLLLIVFVCCALLICINFFTIKTLSATRAYVNGESHYSKGQKDASRHLITYLYTKDINQWKLYLEELKVPQGDGTARVTLLKAGDNAIARKALLIGRNHEEDLDDLIWLFVNFKQVSFLAKAINEWEQGDKLIFKLFVTGQQINAKIKYNLLTDTDQQKFLQQISAISDKLTINERNFSNTLGEGTRKIKGLLIFTNILFILIIVCSVCLYYSIMVKRLVVSKKEIEIKNENLIHVNHELDRFVYSASHDLRSPITSLKGLIEITQQEDNVNQIREYLTLMYTSLARQDQFISDIIDYSKNKRKQIIMEPVSLREIFDEAISQLMHFENANQIAITKELLVDEIESDGLRLQIIISNLLSNAIKYADNSKQQMFIAIRTYIDEGCNKIEISDNGIGIKDEFKDHIFEMYFGTNKNKGSGLGLYIVKEAVENIRGNICVSSENNIGSKFIVTIPNAHGI from the coding sequence ATGTTTAAATTTGAAATTTTCAAGAAATTACGTTTCGCAAATGTTTTTGTTCTTCTCTTAATTGTTTTTGTTTGTTGCGCATTATTAATTTGCATCAACTTTTTCACTATCAAAACCTTATCAGCAACGCGAGCTTATGTAAATGGTGAATCACATTATTCAAAAGGTCAAAAAGATGCTTCGCGCCATTTGATAACTTATCTATACACTAAAGATATAAATCAATGGAAATTATATCTGGAAGAACTTAAAGTTCCGCAAGGAGACGGTACAGCAAGAGTAACTTTATTGAAAGCCGGAGATAATGCAATTGCCCGAAAAGCATTATTGATTGGTCGAAATCACGAGGAAGATTTAGATGACCTTATCTGGCTGTTTGTAAATTTTAAACAGGTTTCTTTTTTAGCCAAGGCGATTAATGAATGGGAACAAGGCGATAAATTAATCTTTAAATTATTTGTTACGGGGCAACAAATTAATGCCAAAATAAAGTACAATTTACTGACTGATACAGATCAGCAAAAATTTCTTCAGCAAATTAGTGCAATAAGCGATAAGCTTACTATTAATGAACGCAATTTTTCGAATACATTAGGCGAAGGAACAAGAAAAATAAAAGGCTTACTTATTTTTACTAATATTCTCTTTATTCTAATTATCGTTTGCAGTGTTTGCCTTTATTATTCGATAATGGTAAAACGCTTAGTTGTTTCTAAAAAAGAAATAGAAATTAAAAATGAAAATTTAATACATGTTAATCATGAACTTGATCGTTTTGTTTATAGCGCATCACATGATTTGAGATCACCAATAACTTCCTTAAAAGGACTTATAGAAATTACGCAACAAGAAGATAATGTAAATCAGATTAGGGAATATTTGACTTTAATGTACACAAGTCTGGCAAGACAAGATCAGTTTATAAGCGACATTATTGATTATTCTAAGAATAAGAGAAAACAAATTATCATGGAACCTGTTAGTTTACGTGAAATATTTGATGAAGCGATCTCGCAGTTAATGCATTTTGAAAATGCAAACCAAATCGCAATAACAAAAGAATTACTTGTTGATGAAATTGAAAGTGATGGCTTACGCCTGCAAATTATTATCTCTAATTTGCTTTCAAATGCTATTAAATATGCAGACAATAGCAAGCAGCAAATGTTTATAGCTATAAGAACATACATCGATGAAGGCTGCAATAAAATTGAAATATCTGATAACGGAATTGGTATTAAAGATGAATTTAAAGACCACATTTTTGAAATGTATTTTGGAACAAACAAAAATAAAGGCTCCGGACTGGGATTGTATATAGTGAAGGAAGCGGTTGAAAACATTCGAGGAAATATTTGTGTATCCTCAGAAAATAATATTGGAAGTAAGTTTATTGTAACAATACCAAACGCTCATGGAATTTAA
- a CDS encoding Y-family DNA polymerase codes for MFALVDCNNFYASCQRVFDPRLRGKPIVILSNNDGCVISRSDEAKALGIPMAIPAFKYESIFKEKNIFVYSSNYPLYGDMSNRVMNLLQTYTPEIEIYSIDEAFLKFSGYDLFDLNTLGLKMRKEVTQGTGIPVSIGFAPTKALAKVANKIARKFADRTQGVYCIDSEEKRIKALKWTKIEDVWGIGRKHAKRLKLKKINTAYDFTELPDAWVRKEMSVVGLRLKHELEGKPTLDLEDAADRKMIATTRSFEKRYTTYEEISERISTFTASCAEKLRRQDCHCNMVTVFIQTSFLKNEQSHYSRSITITTDFPTNSTIELNEAAQKGFQAIFKKGYRYKKAGVIVMGLTPNSETQLNLFETSNPKHQPLMRVIDKMNQSYGNNKIKFGVQSLGRQWKMRQNSLSPKFSTLLKDVITIKV; via the coding sequence ATGTTTGCTTTAGTCGATTGTAACAATTTTTATGCTTCTTGTCAAAGAGTATTTGATCCACGTTTAAGAGGAAAACCTATCGTTATTCTTTCTAACAATGATGGCTGTGTTATTTCGCGCTCTGATGAAGCTAAGGCATTGGGCATACCAATGGCTATTCCTGCTTTTAAATATGAATCTATTTTTAAAGAAAAAAACATTTTTGTTTATTCTTCTAATTATCCGTTATATGGTGATATGAGTAATCGGGTAATGAATTTGCTTCAAACTTATACTCCCGAAATCGAAATTTACAGTATTGATGAAGCTTTCCTGAAATTTTCAGGTTACGATTTATTTGATCTCAATACGCTGGGTTTAAAAATGCGGAAAGAAGTGACACAAGGAACGGGCATTCCTGTTAGTATAGGTTTTGCGCCTACCAAAGCTTTGGCGAAAGTGGCAAATAAAATTGCACGAAAATTTGCAGATCGTACGCAGGGTGTTTATTGTATTGACTCTGAAGAAAAAAGAATTAAAGCATTAAAATGGACTAAAATTGAAGATGTCTGGGGAATTGGAAGAAAACACGCCAAACGGCTTAAATTAAAAAAAATCAACACGGCTTATGACTTTACTGAGCTTCCGGATGCTTGGGTAAGAAAAGAAATGTCTGTAGTCGGACTTCGGTTAAAACATGAATTAGAAGGCAAACCAACTTTGGATTTAGAAGATGCTGCAGATCGTAAAATGATTGCTACTACGAGGTCTTTCGAAAAAAGGTATACTACTTATGAAGAAATATCAGAACGAATCAGCACGTTTACAGCTTCCTGTGCTGAGAAATTAAGGCGTCAGGATTGTCATTGTAATATGGTAACTGTTTTTATCCAGACTAGTTTTTTAAAGAACGAGCAATCACATTATTCAAGAAGTATTACCATTACTACTGATTTTCCAACCAATTCAACAATAGAACTTAATGAGGCCGCACAAAAAGGATTTCAAGCTATTTTTAAAAAGGGTTATCGTTATAAAAAAGCGGGTGTAATTGTAATGGGATTAACGCCAAATAGTGAAACGCAGCTTAATTTATTCGAAACTTCAAATCCAAAACATCAGCCTTTAATGAGAGTGATTGATAAAATGAACCAAAGTTACGGTAATAATAAAATTAAATTCGGCGTGCAGTCTTTGGGGCGGCAATGGAAAATGAGGCAAAACAGTTTATCTCCCAAGTTTTCTACTTTACTCAAAGATGTTATTACGATTAAAGTTTAA
- a CDS encoding DUF1810 domain-containing protein produces the protein MAYSNNDLMRFLDAQNKLYLTAFSEIKKGKKETHWMWFIFPQLKGLGTSDNANYYAIADLKEATEFLEHPILGKHLIEISELLLTFKRKSADGIFGDLDARKLRSSMTLFSLAENTNPIFKEILDAFFSGEEDPLTLSIINSTIKSSIEPEIV, from the coding sequence ATGGCTTACTCAAACAATGATTTAATGCGTTTTTTAGATGCACAAAATAAACTTTATCTTACTGCTTTTTCTGAAATTAAAAAAGGAAAAAAAGAAACTCACTGGATGTGGTTTATTTTTCCTCAGTTAAAAGGATTAGGCACGAGTGATAATGCAAATTATTATGCGATTGCCGATTTAAAGGAAGCAACTGAATTTTTAGAACATCCTATTTTAGGAAAACATCTTATAGAAATTTCGGAGTTGCTTTTAACTTTTAAAAGAAAATCTGCAGATGGTATTTTTGGAGATTTAGATGCTCGAAAATTACGTTCTTCCATGACGCTTTTTTCTTTGGCTGAAAATACAAATCCAATATTTAAAGAAATTCTGGATGCTTTTTTCTCCGGAGAAGAAGATCCTCTTACTTTGTCTATTATTAATTCAACTATAAAATCTTCTATTGAACCTGAAATAGTTTAA
- a CDS encoding response regulator, which yields MEFKPVFLLIEDNLIDQLVITQLIRKSLDSEVNITNNGEEGLEWLHNHQDLNRSLIILLDIQMPIMNGFGFLEEYDKFNAEFKKEIQIYVLSSTLDPDEIKRIKENNYVTAFLNKPLSVECLKEKIHFN from the coding sequence ATGGAATTTAAACCTGTCTTTTTATTAATTGAAGACAATCTGATTGATCAGCTTGTTATCACACAGCTTATAAGGAAATCTCTTGATAGTGAGGTAAATATCACGAATAATGGTGAAGAAGGTTTAGAATGGCTACACAACCATCAGGATTTAAACCGATCTCTAATTATTTTATTAGATATTCAAATGCCTATAATGAATGGATTTGGCTTTTTGGAGGAATACGATAAATTTAACGCCGAATTTAAAAAAGAAATTCAGATTTATGTACTTTCATCAACTTTGGATCCGGACGAAATTAAAAGAATTAAAGAGAATAATTATGTTACTGCTTTTTTAAATAAACCTTTATCTGTGGAGTGTTTAAAAGAGAAAATACATTTTAATTAA